A genome region from Mastacembelus armatus chromosome 8, fMasArm1.2, whole genome shotgun sequence includes the following:
- the LOC113140406 gene encoding retinoic acid-induced protein 3 isoform X1 yields MKMAFSPEKHKSLFPLVFLLCIPLTCLCQSTNSSSPAANTPTSSSNDTFLKGVPGCGTGLNPIYRYLCDRRAAWGIVLETLASSGFLFSMILIGGLVLWSLCICSALRQQRSALAATVTSMSLFLLATAGIFAITFSFIIGLSPQTCPTRIFLFSVLFCLAFSCLLARCLALLGFTAARGWGEPAIALGLFTVQVIISTEWLIIVLVRDHNPCEYSPEEFAMLQIYVLCLLFISLILSLLFMCRSCFTHSYSYTGPINQQGRLQAIVLWFTLLLSACIWVVWITMLTRGNPELGRRPQWDDPVLSIALVANGWVLLMGYGLSQVAFFCRGGGKSKDVPLNFAGWTSPSADIPGLGSPKEGKENGSFENEGENRRGRRTEASLKSPYESGFSMTDIDPDKDYTIPRPQTTNYREPYDEYYEHE; encoded by the exons atgaaaatggcCTTTTCACCTGAGAAGCACAAATCCCTTTTCCCCctcgtcttcctcctctgtaTCCCCCTCACCTGTCTTTGCCAGTCAACCAACAGCAGCTCACCTGCAGCCAACACCCCAACCTCTTCCTCTAATGACACCTTCCTGAAGGGTGTGCCAGGCTGCGGCACAGGCCTAAATCCCATCTACAGGTACCTGTGTGACCGCCGTGCGGCCTGGGGCATTGTGCTGGAGACTCTGGCCTCTTCTGGCTTCCTGTTCAGCATGATTCTCATTGGAGGCCTGGTGCTCTGGTCCCTGTGCATCTGTTCCGCCCTGCGGCAGCAGCGCAGCGCCCTGGCAGCGACGGTGACCTCCATGTCCTTGTTCTTGTTGGCCACAGCCGGGATCTTCGCCATCACCTTCTCCTTCATCATCGGCCTCAGCCCCCAGACCTGCCCCACCAGGATCTTCCTCTTCAGCGTGCTCTTCTGCCTGGCCTTCTCCTGCCTGCTGGCTCGCTGCCTGGCTCTGCTGGGCTTCACAGCCGCCCGGGGCTGGGGGGAGCCCGCCATCGCCCTGGGGCTCTTCACCGTGCAGGTGATCATCTCCACCGAGTGGCTGATCATCGTGCTGGTCCGGGACCACAACCCGTGCGAGTACAGCCCGGAGGAGTTCGCCATGCTGCAGATCTACGTGCTGTGCCTCCTGTTCATCAGCCTGATCCTCTCGCTGCTCTTCATGTGCCGCTCCTGCTTCACGCACAGCTACAGCTACACGGGCCCCATCAACCAGCAGGGGCGGCTGCAGGCCATAGTGCTGTGGTTCACGCTGCTGCTCTCCGCCTGCATCTGGGTGGTGTGGATCACCATGCTCACCAGGGGAAACCCGGAGCTCGGCCGTCGACCGCAGTGGGACGACCCGGTGTTGAGCATCGCCTTGGTGGCCAACGGCTGGGTGTTGCTGATGGGGTACGGCTTGTCCCAGGTCGCCTTCTTCTGCAGGGGAGGGGGCAAGTCCAAGGACGTCCCTCTGAACTTCGCCGGCTGGACCAGTCCCAGCGCTGATATCCCAGGACTGGGCAGTCCCAAGGAAGGGAAGGAAAACGGAAGCTTTGAGAATgagggagaaaacaggagag GCAGGAGAACCGAAGCATCGCTGAAGTCGCCCTACGAGTCTGGATTCTCCATGACG GACATCGACCCCGACAAAGACTACACCATCCCCCGGCCTCAGACCACCAACTACCGGGAACCTTATGATGAATATTACGAACATGAATAA
- the LOC113140406 gene encoding G-protein coupled receptor family C group 5 member D isoform X2, which yields MKMAFSPEKHKSLFPLVFLLCIPLTCLCQSTNSSSPAANTPTSSSNDTFLKGVPGCGTGLNPIYRYLCDRRAAWGIVLETLASSGFLFSMILIGGLVLWSLCICSALRQQRSALAATVTSMSLFLLATAGIFAITFSFIIGLSPQTCPTRIFLFSVLFCLAFSCLLARCLALLGFTAARGWGEPAIALGLFTVQVIISTEWLIIVLVRDHNPCEYSPEEFAMLQIYVLCLLFISLILSLLFMCRSCFTHSYSYTGPINQQGRLQAIVLWFTLLLSACIWVVWITMLTRGNPELGRRPQWDDPVLSIALVANGWVLLMGYGLSQVAFFCRGGGKSKDVPLNFAGWTSPSADIPGLGSPKEGKENGSFENEGENRRGRRTEASLKSPYESGFSMT from the exons atgaaaatggcCTTTTCACCTGAGAAGCACAAATCCCTTTTCCCCctcgtcttcctcctctgtaTCCCCCTCACCTGTCTTTGCCAGTCAACCAACAGCAGCTCACCTGCAGCCAACACCCCAACCTCTTCCTCTAATGACACCTTCCTGAAGGGTGTGCCAGGCTGCGGCACAGGCCTAAATCCCATCTACAGGTACCTGTGTGACCGCCGTGCGGCCTGGGGCATTGTGCTGGAGACTCTGGCCTCTTCTGGCTTCCTGTTCAGCATGATTCTCATTGGAGGCCTGGTGCTCTGGTCCCTGTGCATCTGTTCCGCCCTGCGGCAGCAGCGCAGCGCCCTGGCAGCGACGGTGACCTCCATGTCCTTGTTCTTGTTGGCCACAGCCGGGATCTTCGCCATCACCTTCTCCTTCATCATCGGCCTCAGCCCCCAGACCTGCCCCACCAGGATCTTCCTCTTCAGCGTGCTCTTCTGCCTGGCCTTCTCCTGCCTGCTGGCTCGCTGCCTGGCTCTGCTGGGCTTCACAGCCGCCCGGGGCTGGGGGGAGCCCGCCATCGCCCTGGGGCTCTTCACCGTGCAGGTGATCATCTCCACCGAGTGGCTGATCATCGTGCTGGTCCGGGACCACAACCCGTGCGAGTACAGCCCGGAGGAGTTCGCCATGCTGCAGATCTACGTGCTGTGCCTCCTGTTCATCAGCCTGATCCTCTCGCTGCTCTTCATGTGCCGCTCCTGCTTCACGCACAGCTACAGCTACACGGGCCCCATCAACCAGCAGGGGCGGCTGCAGGCCATAGTGCTGTGGTTCACGCTGCTGCTCTCCGCCTGCATCTGGGTGGTGTGGATCACCATGCTCACCAGGGGAAACCCGGAGCTCGGCCGTCGACCGCAGTGGGACGACCCGGTGTTGAGCATCGCCTTGGTGGCCAACGGCTGGGTGTTGCTGATGGGGTACGGCTTGTCCCAGGTCGCCTTCTTCTGCAGGGGAGGGGGCAAGTCCAAGGACGTCCCTCTGAACTTCGCCGGCTGGACCAGTCCCAGCGCTGATATCCCAGGACTGGGCAGTCCCAAGGAAGGGAAGGAAAACGGAAGCTTTGAGAATgagggagaaaacaggagag GCAGGAGAACCGAAGCATCGCTGAAGTCGCCCTACGAGTCTGGATTCTCCATGACG TGA